From the Entelurus aequoreus isolate RoL-2023_Sb linkage group LG24, RoL_Eaeq_v1.1, whole genome shotgun sequence genome, the window cctactaataaaagtctcaatcaatcaatcaatcaagtcatGGAAAAAGAACcaatgcaggggtgggcaattaatttttaccgggggccgcatgagcaacccgagcactgctggagggccacatcgacaatatttcaattaaattttgctcaatattatttttgatatataccgtaagataaataataataataataataattaataataatagtaatacttcaacatagtgtgtgtaacagcattccatgactaatgtaaataaattaacattaataataaatgacagtaaaataagcacacgtatgactgaggagtcatagtgtaactttgtgtggtgtttgagttgtccgactttttgtgtggccataaacgcaccagtggtttagtgctatgcgtgttggtgacagatgacaagttggttttggcctggtttgtacggcagaaaatgactagtttttcgagatagaagtgttttactcatgtttttggtgtggttatgtccgaatataaacagttttgctcaataaagtgatcgatataattcctgtcctcgaagcatctcgatagacgttacaataattgaacggtgttcaattgaacggtgttgacgaacaccgttagggccgcttgttgtcactgtcactcaaagttgcattgcaaaattacatagaataaatatgttgattttgtttagaattcagatgggatttgatttggtgcgcggcatatatttgctgtgcgcagaggacgcttgagcagtgcgcaattgcgcaggcgcgcaccttagagggaacgttgcttggcagtccatgtcttgttgaaaacacgccattcctcatcaacttttctctttttagcgtctcgggtgtaaaccatgCAtctcttgtcgctgcatgtgcaccttcactcgcaggttacacacggacatacgctcataaataatacttttcaaaataaaagcagcacagttgtattgcacgcacgacatagatgttttttcaactttattttgtaatttgtgattgcagttgttcacattcactcacaatcacgcacgcgcatacgtccacacggaagtaatacaaataacgattttcaaaacaaaagcagcaccgttgtattgcacactcgacatagatacttttttaaatttattttgtaatttataattgccctcacgcgggccggacagggacgcacaaagggccggatgcccaggtctgctctaatgaATCGTTCACAACTGGACTGTCCCGGTTGCCTTAAAATACTATTTCATTGGTTCTTGATGAAGAActtgagctgtcctatctagtcatgaGAAAGAACCAATGAAACCTCTAAAGAATTGATCACTACTGGACTGTCCAGGTTGTCTTGGAAGACTATTTCATCGGTTCTTGCCGGAAAACTCGAGCTGTCCTATCCAGTCATGAGAAAGAACCGATGAAGCCTCTCATGAGTCATTCACAACTGGACTGTCTAGGTTGTCTTAGAAGACCATTTCATCGATTCTTGCCGAAAAACTCGAGCTGTCCTATCTAATCATGAGAAAGAACCGATGAAGCCTCTAATGAATTGATCACTACTGGATTGTCCAGGTTGCCTTAAGACTATTTCATTGGTTCTTGCTGAAGAActcgagctgtcctatctagtcatgaGAAAGAACCGATGAAGCCTCTAATGAATCGTTCACAACTGGACTGTCCAGGTTGTCTTAGAAGAATATTTTAATCGGTTGTTGCCGAAGAActtgagctgtcctatctagtcatggAAAAAGAACCAATGGAGCCTCTAATGAATCGTTCACAACTGGACTGTCCCGGTTGCCTTAAAAGACTATTTCATTGGTTCTTGCTGAAGAACTTGAGCTGTCCTATCTTGTCATGAAAAAGAACCAATGAAGCCTCTAATGAGTCATTCACAACTGGACTGTCCAGGTTGTCTTGTAAGACTATTTCATCGGTTCTTGCCGGAAAActcgagctgtcctatctagtcatgaGAAAGAACCGATGAAGGCTCTCATGAGTCATTCACAACTGGACTGTCCAGGTTGTCTTAGAAGACTATTTAATCAGTTCTTGTGGAAAAACTTGAGCTGTCCTATCTAATCATGAGAAAGAACCGATGAAGCCTCTAATGAATTGATCACTACTGGATTGTCCAGGTTGCCTTAAGACTATTTCATTGGTTCTTGCTGAAGAACTCGAGCTGTCTTATCTAGTCATGAGAAAGAACTGATGAAGCCTCTAATGAATCATTCACGACTGGACTGTCCAGGTTGTCTTAGAAGATTATTTTAATCGTTTTTTGCCGAAGAActtgagctgtcctatctagtcatggAAAAAGAACCAATGGAGCCTCTAATGaatcgttcgcaactggactgtccTGGTTGCCTTAAAAGACTATTTTATTGGTTCTTGCTGAAGAACTTgaactgtcctatctagtcatgaGAAAGAACCAATGAAGCCTTTTAATGAGTCATTCACAACTGGACTGTCCAGGTTGTCTTGGAAGACTATTTCATCGGTTCTTGACGGAAAActcgagctgtcctatctagtcatgaGAAAGAACCGATGAAGCCTCTCATGAGTCATTCACAACTGGACTGTCCAGGTTGTCTTAGAAGACAATTTCATCTGTTCTTGCCGGAAAACTCGAGCTGTCCTATCTAATCATGAGAAAGAACTGATGAAGCCTCTAATGAATTGATCACTACTGGATTGTCCAGGTTGCCTTAAGACTATTTCATTGGTTCTTGCTGAAGAACTCGAGCTGTCCTATCAAGTCATGAGAAAGAACCGATGAAGCCTCTAATGAATCGTTCACAACTGGACTGTCCAGGTTGTCTTAGAAGACTATTTTAATCGGTTGTTGCCGAAGAActtgagctgtcctatctagtcatggAAAAAGAACTAATGGAGCCTCTAATGAATCGTTCACAACTGGACTGTCCAGGTTGTCTTAGAAGACTATTTCATCGGTTCTTGCCGAAAAACTCGAGCTGTCCGATCTAGTCATGAGAAACAACCAATTAAGCCTCTAATGAATTGTTCACAACTGGATTGTCCAGGTTGCCTTAAAAGACTATTTCATTGGTTCTTGCTGAAGAActcgagctgtcctatctagtcatgaGAAAGAACCAATGAAGCCTCTAATGAGTCATTCACAACTGGATTGTCCAGGTTGCCTTAAAAGACTATTTTATTGGTTCTTACTGAGGAACtcaagctgtcctatctagtcatgaGAAAGAACCGATGAAGCCTCTAATGAATCGTTCACAACTGGACTGTCCAGGTTGTCTTAGAAGACTATTTTAATCGGTTGTTGCCGAAGAActtgagctgtcctatctagtcatggAAAAAGAACCAATGGAGCCTCTAATGAATCGTTCACAACTGGACTGTCCAGGTTGTCTTAGAAGACTATTTCATCTGTGTTTGCCGAAAAACTCGAGCTGTCCTATCTAATCATGAGAAAGAACCGATGAAGCCTCTAATGAATTGATCACTCCTGGATTGTCCAGGTTGCCTTAAAAGACTATTTCATTGGTTCTTGCTGAAGAActcgagctgtcctatctagtcatgaGAAAGAACCAATGAAGCCTTTAATGAGTCATTCACAACTGGACTGTCCAGGTTGTCTTGGAAGACTATTTCATCGGTTCTTGCCGGAAAActcgagctgtcctatctagtcatgaGAAAGAACCGATGAAGCCTCCCATGAGTCATTCACAACTTGACTGTCCAGGTTGTTTTAGAAGACTATTTCATTGGTTCTTACTGAGGAActcgagctgtcctatctagtcatgaGAAAGAACCGATGAAGCCTCTAATGAATCGTTCACAACTGGACTGTCCAGGTTGTCTTAGAAGACTATTTCATCGGTTCTTGCCGAAAAACTTGAGCTGTCCTATCTAATCATGAGAAAGAACCGATGAAGCCTCTAATGGATTGATCACTACTGGATTGTTCAGGTTGCCTTAAAAGACTATTTCATTGGTTCTTGCTGAAGAActcgagctgtcctatctagtcatgaGAACGAACCAATGAAGCATCTAATGAATCGTTCATAACTGGATTGTCCAGGTTGTCTTAGAAGACTATTTTAATCGGTTGTTGCCGAAGAActtgagctgtcctatctagtcatggAAAAAGAACCAATGGAGCCTCTAATTaatcgttcgcaactggactgtccCGGTTGCCTTAAAAGACTATTTCATTGGTTCTTGCTGAAGAActtgagctgtcctatctagtcatgaGAAAGAACCAATGAAGCCTCTAATGAGTCATTCACAACTGGACTGTCCAGGTTGTCTTGGAAGACTATTTCATCGGTTCTTACCGGAAAActcgagctgtcctatctagtcatgaGAAAGAACCGATGAAGCCTTTCATGAGTCATTCACAACTGGACTGTCCAGGTTGTCTTAGAAGACTATTTCATCGGTTCTTGCCGAAAAACTCGAGCTGTCCTATCTAATCATGAGAAAGAGCCGATAAAGCCTCTTATGAACTGATCACTACTGGATTGTCCAGGTTGCCTTAAAAGACTATTTCATTGGTTCTTACTGAAGAACtcaagctgtcctatctagtcatgaGAAATAACCGATGAAGCCTCTAATGAATCATTCACAACTGGACTGTCCAGGTTGTCTTAGAAGACTATTTTAATCGTTTTTTTGCCGAAGAActtgagctgtcctatctagtcatggAAAAAGAACCAATGGAGCCTCTAATGaatcgttcgcaactggactgtccTGGTTGCCTTAAAAGACTATTTCATTGGTTCTTGCTGAAGAACTTGAGCTGTCTTATCTAGTCATGAGAAAGAACCAATGAAGCCTTTTAATGAGTCATTCACAACTGGACTGTCCAGGTTGTCTTGGAAGACTATTTCATCGGTGCTTGCCGAAGAActtgagctgtcctatctagtcatgaAAGAGAACTGTTGAAGCCTCAAATGAATCGTTCACAACTGGACTGACGAGGTTGTCTTAGAAGACTACTTCATCGGTTCTTGCCGAAAAActcgagctgtcctatctagtaatGAGAAACAACCAATTAAGCCTCTAATGAATTGTTCACAACTGGATTGTCCAGGTTGCCTTAAAACACTATTTCATTGGTTCTTGATGAAGAActcgagctgtcctatctagtcatgaGAAAGAACCAATGAAGCCTCTAATGAGTCATTCACAACTGGACTGTCCAGGTTGTCTTAGAAGACTATTTCATCGGTTCTTGCCGAAAAActcgagctgtcctatctagtcatgaGAAACAACCAATTAAGCCTCTAATGAATTGTTCACAACTGGATTGTCCAGGTTGTCTTAGAAGACTATTTCATCGGTGTTTGCCGAAGAActtgagctgtcctatctagtcatgaAAAAGAACTGTTGAAGCCTCAAATTAATCGTTCACAACTGGACTGTCCAGGTTGTCTTGGAAGACTATTTCATCGGTGCTTGCAGAAGAActtgagctgtcctatctagtcatgaAAAAGAACTGTTGAAGCCTCAAATGAATCGTTCACAACTGGACTGTCGAGGTTGTCTTAGAAGACTATTTCATCGGTTCTTGCCGAAAAActcgagctgtcctatctagtaatGAGAAACAACCAATTAAGCCTCTAATGAATTGTTCACAACTGGACTGTCCAGGTTGTCTAAGAAGACTATTTAATCGTTTTTTGTTTAAAACTCGAGCTGTCCTATCCAATCATGAGAAAGAAGCCTCCAATGAATCGTTTTActgaatacttaggcctgctaCGCTACTGCATGTTAATGTGGGTCATCACGGTGGTGCTTGGAGAGAAGAAGTTTGAGACCCCCTGCTCCAGAATGTTCCATGGGTGAAGTTGTTGAAAGGCgctcaagaaagaaaaaaaagaaaaaaagtgtggCAGCATAAAGTTCTGTCATTGCTCTCCAGTGACAAGCGGGACTGTTTTTACACCTTCTTTCTAAATAAGGAAGCAGCCTGACAGACATATGACCACCCACCCAATTTGGGAGCAGCGTGagtgacccccccacccccccccccccctcttttcCCAGGCCGGCCATGGCAAGACATTGAAGCCTCCACGCGAGACTCCGGTGCTTTCCTGCCGCCTACAGGATGCCGGGCCCGGCCTGAGAGAGAGCGGGGGGCTCCTTCTCTCTTCCTGGTCCTGCCCCACGTCACGGGGTCTCCTCCAGGTTGCCGGAGAGAGAGCAAGTGCGCGTGTGAGGGGAGAGAGAGAGGCGTGGAGGAGCTGCGAAACATGGTAATCATcaccaccagcagcagcagcagcagcagcagcagcgccaTCACCTCCCGCGTCTCCTCTCCTCCTCCGCGCCGGGGCTTGCGTTTCATGCCCCGCGCGCCCGAAATAACCCCGAGCCAGCATGCCGACTGGAGAAAAACAAGAAGAGCGGTATTTTTAGCCTCATTAATTTGGACCACGTGGTCTGAAGGTAAACCGGATGGCCGGAGCTCACAGGCTCCTCGTCAGTATGTCCTGCGAGGCCGGCGGCACGTCGCGCCGGACGCTGACCGCCGCGGCGCTGCTCCTCTGCCTGCTGCTGGGCGTCGCGTCGGCGCACCCGCTGCCGAGCGGCCGGACGAACGCCACCGCGCTGGAGAGGCGCTGGGAGACGCTCTTCTCCCGCTCCGTGCTGGGGATCTCCGGGGAGAAGCCGGAGCTCAACTGGGAGAGCGACTACCTGCTGGGCATCAAGCGGGTGCGGAGGCTCTACTGCAACGTGGGCATCGGCTTCCACCTGCAGGTGCTCCCGGACGGACGGATCACCGGCGTGCACCACGAGAACCCGTACAGTGAGTGCCTTCtaatgtgcgtgtgcgtgtgcgtggacAATTCTATTATTACAAACAATCGGCGCTCAGCACACATATATCCACCACCCGGCCCCTTCCcctccccacccccacctcctccCTCCCCGAGCATGACATGAATGTATGGCCGCTTTTAGACACAACTTATTTTTACGCAGGCCACGCAAAtggcgccacaaaaaaaaaaaaaaaaaaaaaatgcgtgTTGCGTGTGCAGATGTTGAGGGATGCGGAACAAAGCGGTGCGCAGCAAGGTTACACACCCTCATAGATGCGGGGCGGCGACGGAATGCACGGAAAAAGAACCATTGTTgaaattattgaccttttttttctttcttttttttttcttgcccagGTCTGATTGAGATCTCCACCGTGGAGAGAGGAGTGGTGAGCCTGCACGGCGTCAAGAGTGACTTGTATGTCGCCATGAACAGACGAGGGAGACTATATGGGACggtaaatatgtgtttttgattATCGCTTACATCTCATTGCGCTAAATGTGATGATCACATGACACGCTAATGAACATTTGAAGTGcattagggcagtgtttttcaaccactgtgccgcggcacactag encodes:
- the LOC133641592 gene encoding fibroblast growth factor 4B-like, producing the protein MAGAHRLLVSMSCEAGGTSRRTLTAAALLLCLLLGVASAHPLPSGRTNATALERRWETLFSRSVLGISGEKPELNWESDYLLGIKRVRRLYCNVGIGFHLQVLPDGRITGVHHENPYSLIEISTVERGVVSLHGVKSDLYVAMNRRGRLYGTTFFHEECKFREKMLPNNYNAYESLAYKGFFVALSKHGRVKRGNKATTAMTVTHFLPRI